The genomic window TGAAAGCAACATCAGAAATCAGCCTGTGCATGTTGTCGCTGCTGCTGCTATCGACTCGAATGAACTCGAGCGGATCTACACGAAAATTCGTAGCTCGGTTAGAGCCTGCGACCTTCCACACACCAATGCTGATTTGCTTGGGATGGGTGAAGAGATTAAGGCAGCTCCGCTGGACCGAGGGAAGGGATTTTGGGGAAAGCACACAAAATGCAAGAACCAAGTCCGCCAGAGCTACCTCGATCATAGGGAAGTAACCTACTTCGTAGTGTGTGTCGACAAAGCTCGCCATAAGGCCAAGTATAAGGAACCCAAGGATCCGGCATATTACGGTCTGAAATTGTTTCTCGAGCGGGTGCAGGGATTTGCGGAGGATATGCGTATTCAGGCGTTCGTACTGATCGATATCAACAAGCGGGACGAACCAAAACAGCGGAACGAGGTTACGAATCTAGTTCTCGAAGGATCGTCTGGGCAGGGTTCAGACAAGTTCTATGGGATGATATACCAGTGGAAACTCAAAATCACAAATGTTCTGGAGATCCATTTTGTCGACAGTAAATATTCCCTTGGCCTTCAGATCGCAGATTTCGTTGCGCGATGCGCCTACTCATGGTGGAAGTCCGGCGAGAAGCAAGATCACCCAGGGTGGAGCTTGATAGAGCATCGGCTTTATAAATACCCCGACCACCGCGGGTGGGGGTATAAGGAAGTTCCATCATAAGAACATGGCCTCTTCGCTGTTTCACGTGGGTAGAGCGGGAAGATCGAGGCGCAACTTTCCGGCTTTGAGGAACGCGGCAATTCTCAGGTAGCGGAAGCTTCGGAAGCCTCTGGCCATCCTTTTGGCAAGCTGGATCCGCCCCTGGATCGCTTCGATGGTTCCGTTGGTGATCCGGCTCCGGAGAAAGGCGATGATTCCCCCCAGGTGCTCTTGGATGGCTTTGGAGAGTCTTCGGAAGGGGCAAGCCGACTGCGATCCGCCCACTGGAACCACCAGCGGAGCTCTTGGCGATCCTTCGGGGAGAAGATCTCTGGGAGAGCCTCCTTTCCTTTCAGGCAGGAAGAGCCGCTTCGCTGCATTGGCAACGATCGTCACGTAACGGTAACCCTGCTCGCTTCAGGCACGTTGGCGTCTTCCAGTCTTCTCGAGTAGAGCGTGCGCCGCAAGCAGAACGGCTACAATGGCGCTCGTGCATTTATGGTTATGGATGTGAAGGCGCCGGACCGTAAGACATGCTTCCCCTCTCTCTCCATTGGCAATCCGGCGGGATCCATCAGCCTCGAGGAGGAAGAGGAGGTCATCTGGGCGGACATCGTGGCGGTTGGGAAGGATCGGCAGACCAAGTACCGACCTACGGGGCGGTCGCGGTCGAGCAGGTCATCTAGGGATTGGGGCGAGGATTCCATCCCATGCTCGGAAGATTCTGCTCAGGGCTCTCCGGGCCGCCTTGGCCGCCAATCTGGTGATCTTCTCCAAGGCTGAGTAGATTTTTCCTGGGCTGCCCGTGAGGAGCTATGCCTTCGCCGTCGGACATGGGAGAGATCACGGAGGAGACCCGCCCCGAGGCCAACAAGGGCGGAGCTCCAGGAAGCTTGGAGTCCCCAGACGGTGATCGCAAGCCGCTCAAGCCATTGCTGGGGCGACGGAAGACGTTCTGCCGCGATTGCTTGGCGCGCTACGGCGGCACATATTGGCGAGATGGAGAAGCGGGTCCCAATCCAGAATCCGCCGATCCGCCTCGACCACGTCAAGCGCGAGATCGTAGCGGCACACCCTTGCGATTCCGGCCGAGGCGGTCGATCTCGCTGGCAAGTCAGAATCCCGGCGGAGAGCGGAATGCCCAGAAAAGAACTGAAGAACAAACCCCTCGTCGAAGTCATCCTGGAGCTGAGGTGGATCCTACCGGCTGCGGGGATGGGAGGAGACCCGGATTACCATCTCTTGCTTGGCCGATTCTCGGAAAGGGTGGAGAGCGCATATCCGTTCCATGAGATGCTGCCGACTGCCCAGATTCCCGATGCGATGGCTATACAGGTGGTGCAGCACCGTTTTAGGACAGGGAAGGACCGATGGCCTCTGGTACAGATGGGCGGCGCGACCGTACACCATCCATCCCTGACGGGTTCTCGCGGTGGCTGGACAAGGCGCACGATCTGACCGACGACTGGTTCTTCAAGCTGATCGAGGGCGAACTTGAGAGCACATTCTCTGCTGAGTAGCGAGCTGGCCACCATCGATGTCCAAACGGGCTCGACGGGCATGGACACGTCGGCGTCCGGTGCCTGGAGAGAAGGCTCTGTCGAGCGGCCGGAGATGTCCTGCGTGACGAGCTGGCTGCCCCCCAAGGCTGGGCCTGGCCCGCGACGCCAAGGATCCCGCCAAGGCGCGCCGGATCCGGCGGAGCAACCTTGGGCGGAGGAAGCTGGCGCGTCGGCTATCCAGGGTTCGGGCGGAGGTGGAGGGGCGGGTCAACACGGCGGTCCGGGAGTTTCTTGGGGAGCGGAGGCCGTCGGTCTTCGCCAGGGAGATTCTGGATTTGCGTGGCAAGGCCAAGAGACTGGAGATGTCCCGGCGGATCATCCAGATGCGCGTCGGCGCATCAAAACCGCCCGGTCAACCGG from Methylacidimicrobium sp. B4 includes these protein-coding regions:
- a CDS encoding DUF3800 domain-containing protein, producing MFLVFVDECGYEENWQTESNIRNQPVHVVAAAAIDSNELERIYTKIRSSVRACDLPHTNADLLGMGEEIKAAPLDRGKGFWGKHTKCKNQVRQSYLDHREVTYFVVCVDKARHKAKYKEPKDPAYYGLKLFLERVQGFAEDMRIQAFVLIDINKRDEPKQRNEVTNLVLEGSSGQGSDKFYGMIYQWKLKITNVLEIHFVDSKYSLGLQIADFVARCAYSWWKSGEKQDHPGWSLIEHRLYKYPDHRGWGYKEVPS
- a CDS encoding transposase; translated protein: MGGSQSACPFRRLSKAIQEHLGGIIAFLRSRITNGTIEAIQGRIQLAKRMARGFRSFRYLRIAAFLKAGKLRLDLPALPT